TCCACCCACCCTGGTAACCCTCCCAAGTGCATAACCCACTTCCAAGGCTGATCCCTGCAGGATCCCCACTCACTTCTGCTGCACAGTCAGTCATGGGATGCTCTCCAAAAGTTCTGGGCTCTTCTGGTTTGTTCTTGTGCTGTGGGATCCTGAAAAGTGACCCAAAGAGATCAGAACAGCTTTTCCCCAGGAGCTTTCCCAGGCACAGTGCTCACAACAAAGGTTGGTTTGGTTtaacttgaatttttaatttttattttaagagccTCATTTGCAGCAActtggagaagctgcagcagctcagaattGTACCCAGGTTCTGCAGGGAATGGAAGCACTGTCCAAACAGGGAAGTTGTGCaatcccagagcagcttttctCCTGCCACTCCACCAGTTTTGtatcctggcacagccacagcaaagtcccatggaatgggatccatttttccccagatttttaaggtgctgagctcagctgctcctttttccccctccttaccctccattctccttctcctcctcatcctcaaaGATGGTAAAGGCAGGAGTGGCAGGGACAGCAATGCTGGTTTTCAAACCTCCACCAGgctctgaaaataaaagataacCCCTGTTATCTTCACCCAATAAAGATTATTTACACAGCCACCTTCTCCCCCTGTCCAGGCACGTGGTGCTCAGGGCTCCATCCAGCTGCACCTGCACAATTCCCACCCCATCCACCTTTCCTACAAACTCTTGGAAAGAAGAtttttccagcccagccccaggtgtgaAATCTCTCTCTGCTCACTCTTGTAAAGCCCCTGGGTTTCAGACTGGCTCAACTCTTACAGCAAGGGCTGGTGGGAGGTGCCAATGGGAAAtaagggatggaattccatggaaaataaAGAGCACGCACCACTTTTTCTGCAAAAGGCTTCAAATTGTTCCTCACTGTCTTCCAGGGGAGATGGCTCAGGCAAGAAGGGTGTTTGGAACATATCCATGAGAACACctaagaaagaaataataaaggaataaataataaaggaataaatatgaaggaataaataataaaggaaaaatataaaggaataaataataaaggaataaataataaaggaataacactcccagaaaaagaaattttcagagGTTCCTCCATTGTGTAGCAGCCAAATCAAATGCCAATTAACTCTTACCGCCTTAAATGCCAATTAATTATATTCTTATGAATTATCAGCAGTCAATAACCAGTTACTCCTCCCTCTTGCATTTAAAACACCTCAGACAACTGATCAGACACAGGAAGGGCCAATTGGGCCAACACTTGGTCATAGCCCTTTGTATTCCCTGTCCAAGGGGAGATTCCAAGTTTCCTAAGAAAGCTAATTCTCCTTTAATTTATCAGACTTTTGGAAAACTTAGATGTTTGTAGGACTAATGGATGCCACAggcttttggggtttatttttttttattaaattcagaTCGGAGTCAAGCAGAGCTGACTGTGATCTTGTAAATTAGCGTGGTTTAGGTCTTCACCTCCCAAACAGGATTCCCTGAAAAAGCAGCTCAGACAGCACACTCCCAAAGAAGCCTGGCAGTGATTTATCCAGGAATTGATGGGAATTGTGGGATGTTGTTAAAACATCAATTTCTGGTCAGAAGTTTTGGCTCACCCAGATAATCCCAACAGACAATTAATGATGTAATGTTATTTTCCCCTTTGGATGGTGCACAtgcccatccctgagcagctcccttGGCTGGAAAAGGCTCCACTAACATTTCCAGGGAAGATCCCAGGGACTCCAGGGGAGGGAAAACTTCATTCCAGCCCTTACCCAAGGCTTCCTTCGTGTGCACTGTGGGCGAGGGCTGCACCTTGAAGGGCGTTGTCATCCCCATTGCTCCTCCCAGCGAGGTGTTGGGGGTGGCCTGGGAAACATTCCCATAGGCAAAGGaggaattcccagctctgcaggctggaaaaCACAAGGGCAAGATCATTCCTGAAGGAGCCTGGGATTGTTTATGAGCATTCCAGCAAAACCTTGGTGAGGGAAATAaacagaaggagcagcagcgAGGCAGAGTTTGGGGAGAGATTTTGGCTTGTTCAGGGATTTGCGTGGCAGAGTCCCAAGGGAGGCGGCCCTGGAGGGCAAGAGGGACCTGGGACAGCTGGGTGGCTTCCAAGGAATCCATCTGCCATTCCCAGGAATGCTCTATCCTGACACAGAAAGTGAAGAAGGACAAACAGCGATTCCCAGGCACGCTCCAAAAGGAACTGCTCAGAACATGGGAACAGGGACTGGATCCACATTCCATGGAAGGGATAGGAGAGAGAGACCCTGCACAGACATGCAGGGATGGAGGCTGGGAAGTCAAGAAGCTTTGCCAGGGTTGGAATTGGTGTCCACACACAGCTGATgattcccagctgggaacagccacACCAATCTCCAATCCAAAGGTTCCTCACCTTCCTTCACATCCGCAGCAGGAGTTAATCCAGTGCATCCTTTGTTAGGAGACCTTCAGAAGAAAGTCACAACATTACCTTGGAATAAAAGCtatttaaatcccattttaatcTCTGTTTTAATGAAGTGAGAGGTCGTTTAATAAAGATCACCCTGGAAAGTTTCTCCTACAGCTTCCAATAAcctgggaggcagcagagtccttcaaaaatgttaaaatgcattaaaagcTCTCCTTGGACACAGTTTGCCTCCAAGGAATTCCAGAACATGAGGGAACAATCTGTTCCCACCTCGGCCAAGTCCACTGAGCCACCCTTGCTTTGCCAGCCTGGGTTTCTCCCTCTGCGCCTCCATTTTGTGGCCAAGTCCCacagcagaagtgcaggagGGAAATACCAGCACTTTCTATCTTTCTCTGGAGCCCTTGGAGTGGGATATGCAGGAGCAAAGCACTTCCTGGGTTTTATTCCAGGCATTACACACCAAATTTCCTCTTACTGCAATTAAGTAAACCTGTGCAATTAAACCACAGAGTAAAAGGAATTAAACGTGGCCATGAGGACCAAGTTTGATTAAAGTCTAATAAACAGTGGCTTCAGgtctggtattttttttccagaaagggaagaaaggctCATTTTCAGCTAATTCTCACAACTGAGAGGAGGAGCCTGTTGACACTCACAGTTGTCCGGTGCTCCGAGGGTCAGGAGCAGCCCGttcctgggctggagcagcactgacGGCAGGGTGCAGCACACTCTTCTGGAGCTCCCCAAGCCCTGCCCGAGCTCCAGCCGGGTCCTTGTCCTGTGGTGTTTCCCATGGGGAGGTTGTTGGGATGTGGTTTCCGAGCGGCCTCGCCGGCCGCAGGGCGGGAGCGGTGCCTGGCGGTGCCTGGAATTGGGGCTGCTCCGGCACCAGAGCTGGGCCCTTTGGCAcgtccagccctgcagcagggcccaTCCAGCTCCCTGGGATGTGACATGTGCTGGGCCTTGCAGGTGGGGGCACCTTCAGGGATGAGAAGTGTTCTGTGACACACAGATTCCCCCCACATGCGgccattcccattttctgtaCCAGCTCCACGTGGTCAGAATGTAACAGAACCTTTAGGTTCCCCCCAAATACagccattcccatttttcctgttaGTTCCACATGCCCAGTACCCAAGAGAACTTCTAGCTGCATCTCAAACTAAACTGTGGAGAAGCAAAGCCACAGCTCAGGGTGAAACCTTTAAAATCTGGGTGTTGCAAGTTGTGCCAGGCTTCCATGCTGGTATTGCAGCCTCCAGGCTGGAGAAAGATCCTATCCCACAGTGCTCTCTTAGAAAAACATATCAAAcatatttttactcttttttcccccctctcctctttcattttttgcaATAAGCTCTGAATAAAgcccagagccagagcctggTGCCTGCCTGGATCAGTGACATGCACTGGATGAGCTGAGCCCGTCCCAGTTTGAAGGATGCATTCCCAGGAAGAATTCAGCTTATTTTTGGGCTCTGGAAGAAGCCTGCaggctcctcctggagctggtggaAGCTGTGGCTCAGCTTTGTGACACCCTGAGGGGGTTTTATCCCATCCAGGAAGAttgggcagctcagggtgacACCTTGCTCTGCgtggagcagcagatcccagctgctggggctctggtgGGGCTTCCCACCAGGGAAAAACCAatcctggctcctgcagcatgGCTGGATTGTGTGGGCAGAGCCTTCCTGTCCATCCCAGAGCCACTCACCACGCTCTGGCCTGGCTCAGCCGCTGGCTCCAGCCTCGTTTCCTCCAGGCTCCTGGAGAGCTGGGTGAGCTGGtccagcttctgctgcagcGCCTGGAGCTCCAGGACTGCCGACTCCTTCTTCCTCATGGAgtccttctgctcctcctctaGGGATTAAACAGTGACACCAAATGAATTTGTGTGCTCTGGATGAGCCCAAACAATgagattaaatgaaaatatgaggTGCTGATGGCTCACTGTGCCTCCTCAGGAGAGACACCACAAATGTGGCACTGACAGGAGAAGCCCAAGCCATGAGCCTGGCCAGGAAGGAGCCATttggagagctgggaaaaggaggatacccagtgcctgctgcctcctgagGAGCTCATATTTCCTGAAGTATCTCTTGGCCCTGAGCTCCTCGAAGGAGAGCTCGGAGCCCGGGCACAGGAGCAGGTTCTTGTCGTACATGGGGACCTGCTCCCAGCCGGCGGCGCCCGACGGCGGCTTCGGAGCAACCTCGGACTTGGAGATGTAGGTGATGTAGTtcctggcagggagagggagaaaagggccaGGATTGAGGGGTTTATCCCAGCTGAGAGCTTGTTTCCTCACTGTGGGGGCTCTGAAAGGGACACCCAGCCACTTACACTtctttcccagcagcacagggttgAGAACCAGCAGCATCCAGACCCTAaagcagggaaataaaacacaaaaaaaataaaataaaactaagtTCAAGCAGCACAACTGGGACAGAATCCACTGCTAATATTATTCCTGTGATTCTCGGAATGTGTCAGGCCACTTGGTGTGTCCCAGTGCTTCCCAGATGAGACATTCCTATGGAgatgttttcctgctgcaagCATCACAGCAGCAATATCTTCTCCACATCAGTTTTGAGATACACCAGACACAGTCTGCCCCGTTCAGCCAAGCTCACCAACCCAAATTCTGCATGAAACATCTCCCCCAAATAATTCATAACGATTTACCTGAGTTTTGCAGGGATTAGGACTTGAGACACCTTTTGGAGGAGCCATTTGATTTGCAGCATGGGAAGGCTGAAGTGGTTTTAGAACAGCAGCATCTGGGACAGGAAATATAATGTAAGAATTTTCTAGTCATTAATGAGTAAAAATGTTTGATCCTTTGTGAATTTAGATTAACTTGAAGCACTGGAAAATTAATAACTTGTTTTGAATACATTGCCCTTAAGAATTTTTCacataaagaggaaaaataaagcaatttctatggggaatttgttttttttcactCACTGAGGTAAAAAATTCATTTAGAGGAGCTACAGATCAAACAGGACTCTTCATCCTCACCTTGCAAAGGAGGATTCCGAGGATCATAACTCTGCAGGgagctaaaatgaaaaaaaccctcagttATTGCCATGAAatcacctgtccctcacccttCCCACCTCCCAGCAAGCTTAGACTTCCTTGTACAATCATGCCATGAAGTACAACActgaaaagcaggatttttacTGTATATGGACATTTCCATAGCTACAAAACTAAAAAAGCCTCcaagaggcagcaggagaacagAATTGggtatttattttatgttttacattacattttacttttgattttttGCATTTAGCTTCCCAGAATTACACGCTTAACTCCAAGGATCTGCTTCACTCTgggatgtatttttttttttaatatacatcCCAGAATACCCAATGAATATTCAACAGCAAAGAAACGTTATTAAGTTTAAACCTCCCTTTAGCAAAAATaagaacactgaaaaaaaatttaaaaaaataaaaatatggttAATTATGAGTAATTATGAGCACTGAGTAAATGAGCAGAAGAGTtaccagaggagctgctgcaggttctCGCGGGGCTGTGCCTGGTTCAGGAGCCCTTTCTGGAGCacggctgctgctccctgcacgtTTCCCTCCTTGAGCAGCAGCCGAGCCCAGGCCAGGTAGAAATCCGAGCTCCTGGCCGCGATGCCCTGCCCGTGCAGGTACTCAAAGTACTGGCCCGGGGAGGAGAtgaactctgcctgcacagcaaCAATTTCTGAGTCACCATAACGGGAAAGTGTCACAGAAGTGAAGGCAAACCTCTCCAAACTACACAGATTAAAAAACACACTCTTAGTTCTTTCTGATCCCCCTGCCTCCTCCCAAAGCTCTCCGCAGTGCCAGAACCGCGGGGTGGGTGAATCGGgacaatttaatttaatttaaatccCGGAGAAGCGCAGCCGTACCCACCAGCTTGAGGCAGTATCTGACGAACCGCGGGTCCTGCTGGTACCGCCGGTCGCTCACGAACAGCTCCACCAGCCGCTCCAGGAGCCCCGGCCAGCGGCTCTGCCTCTCCGGGAGCGGGAGGCATCCCTCTGCCCACTGCAGGTACCTGCAAccagcccaggctcagctccGGCCCGGGAAGGGGCAACACCCGAACCGGGGATGCGGCATCCCCCGAGCCAGGCCCAGCGCTCACCTGTCCCACGGCTCCAGAGGGTCGGGCCCTCGGTAGTTCCGGATCTGAGCCTCGtaattcctgcagggaaatccCGCGTCAGGCCGGCATCAGGGAGGCTGGGAAGGGCACGCGGCGGGCGGAGGCTCTGCCACCCCCACGGCGCCGCTTGGCCACGGCACCCGCAGCCCCTGGTCCCGTACCCCACCCcgttatcccattatcccattccccatcccgTTATCCATCCCGCTATCCCGTTATCCCTTTCCCCGCTCACCGCCCGGGCTCGTCCATGCCCAACCGCTCCCGCCGATTCAAACTGGCCGCGCGCCGCCCCGCACCGCCTCCCCATTGGCCAGCCCTCGGCCCGCACTGCATCCCCATTGGCCAGCCCTCGGCCCGTACTGCGCTCCTATTGGCCGCTGGCCCCATCAATCACACAGGAAGCACCGCCCCCGCCGGTGCAGCTCCCGCCGCGGCCGCTGGACGGCGCTCTGGGGCCAGGCCCAAGGGAaatgggaggagggaaaaaaaaaaagaaaaagaaaaaaaaaagaaaaagggaaaaatgaggaactgggaaaagggaaagggctgggccagccctgggAACAAGGAGCAGCCCCCACTCCTCTCCCCCCTCCTCATTTCCCACTCCAAGCCCCGCAGGTTATCATGGAGCAGCCGCAACCCTCTCCCATCATTAACTCGGAGATATTCCATCGTTTTTCCAAACTGCTGACTTTATTGTGCTAAAGAGCTGCTTCATTCAGCGTACACCGCTCCAGAGCTGCATATAAAAGTGCTGCGATACAATTCCAGTTACAAAAGTAGTTATTCCATAACATGCTGCCCGCGGCACCGTCCCAgcccgggcacggccggggaCTCTGACTCCTGCCCGCATTCATTCCAGAGGTTTATATGAGACTTTACATGAGATAAAGCTCCTGTACAGGACAGAGCTGTTTGTTCCCACCGTGGCACCCGGGCCCCACGCGTGGGAGCGGCCAGGGAGCGCCTGGACAGCCGGGAATGAGCTCCATTCCCTGATCCCCCCTCAGGCCGCGCTCTCGGAACTCGGGCTCCTGGGAACGGCCGAGCTGGGGGACAAGTTCAGGATCTCCTCAAAGGAAAGGCCTTCGTCCTCCAGGGGTATCTCTGCCTCGAACATGCGCTGCAGCAGAGCATCCACGGTCCTGTATCCTGGGGGGACAAAAACATGCCCTGTGAGCACCAGATGTGCTCCTCTGGATGCCTTAAAACAGGcaagaaaatcccccaaatcacactccctgctgctccatcccagctacTCTAAGTACTCCAAGCCCTTCTTGAAGGTAAGGCCGTTATTTGGGATTTCAAACCCTTCTATTCCCACACAGTGGAAAGCTGAGGTACAACAGGAAAgccaggagaaggagggaaTAGTCACCGAGCCAGAAGAAAGCATCCAAGGCAGCAGGAATGCAAAGCccacagaggaagaagaaaggaaaatgggtCTTGGCACAGCAGGATCTCATCCAGCAGGGCAGTGTCTCCAGAGGGAGGCTACTGAGGATAAGGGACACAGAAGAGCTGAGGTGGGACAGGAGAAGATGCTACagaagtaaaaacaaacaacaaatcAAATATCACACATCCACAGCTGTCCCAAAGTTTCCAGGTGGGGTTTAGCTCTTCTGTAGCCCCAAGGGAGCAGTGGGACTGGGAGATTCCCCAGGAACAGCCGGGAGATTTGGGCCTGGACACCCTGGAGGGTCACACTTACGTTTGGAGGCAATTTTGAACACCAGCCCTTTGCTCTGTGCCTTGGCTCCACCGTCCCCCTCGAGCTCGTGCTCTGCACTCTCCATGTTGTCGAGGAGCTGCTCATGCTGGAGCTCATCCCTGCACAGCAAGGACCAGGAATTACCCTGGGAAGGAGCCACATCCCACCCTGGGAGCCCGGCAGTGATGGGCTCTCAGCGGGGCAGGACAAGCACCACCCATGGGgttattttccagcatctctCCTGTTCTTTTGGCTGGAATTCCAGCAAAGCCAACACCAGTGGCCTTCTACTGGCACCTAAGCCAGCAGAGGAGCCAGAACTTCAAGACAGGGGAGAGAAATCTCCATTTTTCAGGAAGATGAGCAGAACTTTGTGACAAGGAAGGGGAATGTGAGCTCACTCCTCGACACAGAGGGTGGTTTCCCCCCATCAGTGGTGCCAAACTGGCCACATCCAGCTTGGGTACATTTGGGGGCTTACTCTTGaactcccattcccagctcctggatttTCTGCTCGATGGCAGTTTCCACTTCACTCTTCTCCAGGGAGTACTCCACAAAGAAAGCTTCCAGGATGAACGACACGAAGATGCTGCAAGAAACAACGAGCAGAACTGAGACAGTATTTCCTCCCTGGCTGTCTCAGCGTTCCCAGGCTCATTCCCcagtgctccatcccctccctccaggccagagcagcacccagtggtgtcaccatgatatttcctgaaaaatctgtttgccaggatttttctcctgagaagcctcagagaagaagaaaaacaatggttatctgctgctgtggaatgcaacaggtgcatctttgattggttcatgttggttgtttctaattaatggccaatcacagcccagctggctcggactccCTGAGAGTCAccagcttttgttatcattccattctattccttgctagccttctgatgaaatcctttcttttagcatagttttaatatatcattctctttaaatacaatatatataataaaataataaatcagccttctgaaacatggagtcaagattctcacctcttcccttgtcctggcacccctgtgaacaccaccacccAGTGTGGACAAGAGTGCAGCAGATCCCTCTAAACCCATCCCACCCGTCTCCAGGGGGTGaccccagcacccaccagcactgccctgacAGGGCAGATCCCCTTTTCCCCTAAAGCAGAGggaatcaccccaaaaaacgTACTTGACAATGATTATCACCATCACAATGTGGAAGGCGATGAAGTAGAGCTTGGCAGGCTGACCTGTCACGTTGGCAAATCCATTGGCAAAGAGTGGAGTGGGAGtcaagggaaaagaggaaaggaggagctgaggggggAGCCAGAAACCCAGCCAACGTCCCAGGGgaatttccagctgggaatgtgcTCCACAAAGGATATCGTGCCACTGGTTGACCACAGTGAGCTCCATGAGCACGATGAAGGACGAGGCGAAGTTGTTGAAGTTGTTCTTGCAGTACTTGCCACGGGCAAACAGGGAATCCTTGAGAGCTGGATTCCCGCACTCCAGGGCGTGAGGAGCATTGGAGTTGGCTGGGAAGTACTGGATTTTCCCGTGGAATGCCTCCATGCCAATGATAGCAAACACACAATACACAACCTGGGGAGAGAAACCCCATCACCTGCTTCTCCAGCAAGCTGCAGGCCCCAGGGCAAGCTCAGCACCCCAGCAGGTTTCCCTGTttccacaggcacagcaaggggctggagggcagcacagaCTCCAGGAGCCCCAAGCCACCCAACAGCAATCACCAAGCAGGAATAATTAGCCAAGAACTACAAATACGCAGATAGGAAATATTCCCAAATCACAACAGAAGCTCATTTTAGGAAATCATGTGAAATCCAGGTTTCTCATTCAGCTTCTTGCCCAAACCATGATTTGATTCCTTATGATGCAAAGCCCAGGCTGCCAGAACACCCCATGGATCCAAGGAGGATGTCATGAtccaggaaaaagcaggaatgcAGCGCTTTGCTTGCACAATGGCCACAACTGAAATGGGTACTTACAGTTCCAAGGGCCTGCCATCCAGGGAATTGCATTTATCCCCTTGGAAACAGCATGAGCGTGAGGTTTATGATACATTTTTGTGAAACTGGAGTGCTTTGAGCCAAGACACCGGGATTTCTTACCAGAGTGAGCCCACCGAAGGTCAGCATGGTCGGGACGATGTTTATCAGGGTGTTCATGATCACCTGGAACCTGCAGAGAGCCCACACTGGTTACTGTCACACCCTGGCCACCCACGCTCCCCACGTCCCCAgagaggctcctgcagccctgggatccTCCCAAGGCCTTGGGAAGCTCTGAGGGGTGGCCACGGTCAGTGTGGGCACACAGAGCAccaacccctccccaaaatccagctcccACTTCCCTCCTCACCTCTGGATGCTGTCAACAATCCGGATCAGCCTGAGCACCCTCAGGATGAACACAATGTCCAGGATCTGCTGGCTGTTGTACCTCATGgctgaaaaacagaacaaagacatttttgttATGAAAATAAAGCAGGGAAGCGTTTAGATAAAATTCTTTCATTTGTTACGATTGTGTCCTTGTTAAACACTATGACAgggagctaaaaaaaaaaaaaaaaagagaagagaaaaaaagaggaagactGGGTTAGTTCTTAGAAACCCTCCAGAAATTCCTTGTCTGGTCACAAAGCCTCTCAAGGCAGAAGGCTGGGGAGGACACCAGGGTTCCCAAGGCATGCAGGCTGCTCAGGCTGCACTTACTGGACTGGAGGGTGGCATTGAGAATCGTTGCAGTCAGGGCAGCAAAGATGATGAGAGTATCAAACCTGGCACGAGGGAAGGCACTGCTGTTAGATtttggggggacagggacaggagtggggtTTAAACAAGGAGTGACCCCTGCTCCTCACATCAGggccagctcaggctgtgggCACATGGAGAGCTCTGTCACAACCACCTCTGATTCACCTGAAACACACCTTGGCACAGGAATTCAGAGCCTTTCAGTCCTTgaggggctgagcacagcactcaCCACACTCCACACAAACCTCCAGCCCACTCACCAGTTCCAGAACTGGGTTTTGCCAAAGAACTCCCTGGGTTCATAGGTGTAGACCTTCAGGAGGATCTCGATGACGTACAGAGCAAGGAACACCCACTCTGCGTAGGAAATGCTATCCTCATCCAGAGCAATGAAGACAGCATTTATCAGGATGATGGCATCAAAAGTCCAAACAAAAGCCCTGCAAGAACCAAGAGAGATCAGTCTGCAGCTCCCACGAAGGCCAAAGCCACACAGTTATTTCAGAAGCTCTTTGCCTCCTCTCTCAAAAATCCTTTAGCCATCAGTTCTCCTCAAACCTGAGGATCTGAGGGAGTCACTGAACAGTTTAGCCTTGCCCTTGAAGTCCAACACAGAATTTCTTTAACAGGGGAAGTGACTTTTCCCCACCTACTCAgtactggtgaggccacacttGGAGGTGCTGGGGGAGGAACCAGAGTGGGATgggctccccagcactgcagaggcctgaacacacagagctggtgcagcAAAGGGTCACAGAGCCAACAGAATGACAGCACAGTGCAATGGGATGTGTTGGGAGAGCTGGGCGAGTCCAGCCTGACAGGGAGAAGggtcaggagcagctcctgtgcataAACACCTGATGGGAAGGTGCAGGGAAGATGGAGCCAGACTCCTCTCAGTGATATCCAGTGGAAGCACAAGAGGAAAGGGGCACAAGTTGCAATTCAGAAACTTCCATTTAAACAAAGAAGTTGctagggcttttttttttatttttaccaggGGTGATCAAGCACTGGATGGGgttgcagagaggttttggaGCCTCCATCCTTTGGGAATACTCTAGACCCAGCTAGGACAGCCCTGAGTACCCTACTGTGGCTGACCTTGCTTGGAGCAGGGGCTTCCACTAGATGTTCCTTGCAACCTCAGCTATTCTGGGACCCTTGGAAGGCTCAGAGGGGAAAGAGAGCTCTAGGGAACTCGCAGAGCTGATgaggcagcaggacacagctctgcagcagagacTGCTGAGCtaggagcagctctgagtgcGTGGCAGGGCACAAAGCAGAGCCTGATGTCAGCAAAACCCAGCTCGGGCAGCGGGGCCTCgcccacagccacagctggctCCTCCacactgagcaggagcagcagcagagccctgagggtcTGTCAGCACATCCAGGG
Above is a genomic segment from Zonotrichia leucophrys gambelii isolate GWCS_2022_RI chromosome 3, RI_Zleu_2.0, whole genome shotgun sequence containing:
- the BUB1 gene encoding mitotic checkpoint serine/threonine-protein kinase BUB1 isoform X1 — its product is MDEPGRNYEAQIRNYRGPDPLEPWDRYLQWAEGCLPLPERQSRWPGLLERLVELFVSDRRYQQDPRFVRYCLKLAEFISSPGQYFEYLHGQGIAARSSDFYLAWARLLLKEGNVQGAAAVLQKGLLNQAQPRENLQQLLCSLQSYDPRNPPLQDAAVLKPLQPSHAANQMAPPKGVSSPNPCKTQGLDAAGSQPCAAGKEVNYITYISKSEVAPKPPSGAAGWEQVPMYDKNLLLCPGSELSFEELRAKRYFRKYELLRRQQALEEEQKDSMRKKESAVLELQALQQKLDQLTQLSRSLEETRLEPAAEPGQSVVPPPARPSTCHIPGSWMGPAAGLDVPKGPALVPEQPQFQAPPGTAPALRPARPLGNHIPTTSPWETPQDKDPAGARAGLGELQKSVLHPAVSAAPAQERAAPDPRSTGQLSPNKGCTGLTPAADVKEACRAGNSSFAYGNVSQATPNTSLGGAMGMTTPFKVQPSPTVHTKEALGVLMDMFQTPFLPEPSPLEDSEEQFEAFCRKSEPGGGLKTSIAVPATPAFTIFEDEEEKENGGIPQHKNKPEEPRTFGEHPMTDCAAEEEAGTTEFLRDDYTVWNGPCSNKALAPSPDNTRDFARAAQLMSTPFNYLAAPSQPPLQDRACKENLPQMNLEFSGELHRQPKTKKLRYAAAIPVLEHIPEQRGLRGNVLKQGTGIQGIAAAAQSRTGHSSCPGVDRPSQEMLCGAGQDRTAWNGRPAVLVENPWDKELIGKFLSELPEPLHTCANYFEWKSPLPFIQVKAGLSLGPSSFHVDCLVGEGAFAQVYQASILDASNPQKNQKVIFKVQKPANPWEFYIATQLEQRLSPSLHHLYIRFYSAHFFPNGSVLVGELHNYGTLLNAVNLYKKLPEKVMPQGLVIYLAVKILHMVEELHSCQIIHGDIKPDNFILGERFLDNDTCDIDGLCHGLTLIDLGQSIDMKLFPEGTAFTARCETSGFQCVEMLTNKPWNYQTDYFGIAATVYCLLFGSYMRLKEDNGVWKPDGTFRRLANAELWKEFFESLLNIPSCHNLPSLRALRQKLKDLFCRSYAKEIKFLRNRLVVLLLEHKRSRK
- the BUB1 gene encoding mitotic checkpoint serine/threonine-protein kinase BUB1 isoform X2, whose product is MDEPGRNYEAQIRNYRGPDPLEPWDRYLQWAEGCLPLPERQSRWPGLLERLVELFVSDRRYQQDPRFVRYCLKLAEFISSPGQYFEYLHGQGIAARSSDFYLAWARLLLKEGNVQGAAAVLQKGLLNQAQPRENLQQLLCSLQSYDPRNPPLQDAAVLKPLQPSHAANQMAPPKGVSSPNPCKTQGLDAAGSQPCAAGKEVNYITYISKSEVAPKPPSGAAGWEQVPMYDKNLLLCPGSELSFEELRAKRYFRKYELLRRQQALEEEQKDSMRKKESAVLELQALQQKLDQLTQLSRSLEETRLEPAAEPGQSVVPPPARPSTCHIPGSWMGPAAGLDVPKGPALVPEQPQFQAPPGTAPALRPARPLGNHIPTTSPWETPQDKDPAGARAGLGELQKSVLHPAVSAAPAQERAAPDPRSTGQLSPNKGCTGLTPAADVKEACRAGNSSFAYGNVSQATPNTSLGGAMGMTTPFKVQPSPTVHTKEALGVLMDMFQTPFLPEPSPLEDSEEQFEAFCRKSEPGGGLKTSIAVPATPAFTIFEDEEEKENGGIPQHKNKPEEPRTFGEHPMTDCAAEEEAGTTEFLRDDYTVWNGPCSNKALAPSPDNTRDFARAAQLMSTPFNYLAAPSQPPLQDRACKENLPQMNLEFSGELHRQPKTKKLSPVLEHIPEQRGLRGNVLKQGTGIQGIAAAAQSRTGHSSCPGVDRPSQEMLCGAGQDRTAWNGRPAVLVENPWDKELIGKFLSELPEPLHTCANYFEWKSPLPFIQVKAGLSLGPSSFHVDCLVGEGAFAQVYQASILDASNPQKNQKVIFKVQKPANPWEFYIATQLEQRLSPSLHHLYIRFYSAHFFPNGSVLVGELHNYGTLLNAVNLYKKLPEKVMPQGLVIYLAVKILHMVEELHSCQIIHGDIKPDNFILGERFLDNDTCDIDGLCHGLTLIDLGQSIDMKLFPEGTAFTARCETSGFQCVEMLTNKPWNYQTDYFGIAATVYCLLFGSYMRLKEDNGVWKPDGTFRRLANAELWKEFFESLLNIPSCHNLPSLRALRQKLKDLFCRSYAKEIKFLRNRLVVLLLEHKRSRK